CTAATTcccttcattcttcttctaacgttctttttttttctttttttgccttctttcgtattttttggATATATGTATCAAGGTGACATAAATTGaagtagatatacatacatacataccgtCAAAAGTAAATTTGGTTTAGCCTTCTCgtttttatacttcttttatattgtatCGGTTAGCTTACCATTCATGCACTCGCAAGCATACGTAGGACGACTCGTCTGTCTCGTTGTGTGTGttctgtgtatatgtatggatatgtgtatatgcatgtgtatgttcgtctgtctgtctgtctctctctctctctctctctctctctctctctctctcactctctggatgcgaatgagagagagagagagagagagtgcatgCGTGCGTGGGAGAATACGTCtgtatgtctgtgtatgtatgtgtacgtggTTATACGCGTGGGAGCATAAGCTCTCAAGCCAGGGACGTATGAATAAAGGAAAGAGCCCGCGGGCAGGAAACGCGACGACgcattgtcgtcgtcatcgatGTTCTCGTCGAGAAGCTCGTCGCTGCTTTCGACTTCGCTGAAACGAGAAAATGGATCGTACgtttaaagaaagatattttctctttatcctcaTGATTACACGATCGCTCCTCGAATCTCAATgaacacatatgtatattactgTTCGATCACtgagaaagaatttattattttgacaagattagaaaataaaaattaccaatatttttaatacgaccTATATGAATAATCTAATACATTTGTTAAAGTTGATTTATTGATTCTTAAGGAATTGATTTATGGGGGTTACATGCATTTAGAAAGttcaaaataatcgatatttttcaaaatatttttattcgatagtATTATCCTTCtgaaatattctttgaaaGTTTCAAAAATTGACAAAGTTACAGCTGTCGtgttcgatattatatttaccttAAACTTTAAACTTTAAACTCCTGTTTTCaaaactatatttttcaaatcggTGCCAATGATATTTTGAAAACTTCTAAACCGATTTGAATTAAATTTGACACGATTATTTCTTATgttatttgatcttttttaaaatttgttcaaGAGTCttagtttctatttttaatcattaaggaactattgaaattttttatcgaaaatcacattttttatcgtactTTATTgactttctgtttttttttttttcatttttgataatatccTGGGGCGATGTTATTGACACCACAAACAACGTTCAAAATGACTGTTTTATTTGATATCGATAATTCCAAGAAAATAACGGGTAgttctaatttctttattgaaaaatatttctcgaagCATTTACTAtcagatataattaatgattttttattaacaaaatgaaTTACATGCAAaacaaaatcataaaaattgcttttctttcgtaccatctaaatgtatataatctcTTAAAGATCGTTAATTTAGTTatgacttttatttataataagattTCGATACTTTGAAGATTTTATTGTGTTAAAAAtcgttaatttaataatatgcCTCACTCATGTTCtcgatataattcttatttgtAAAACAAGCTCGATATTTGGAGGATTTTATCGTGTTTAAgatggaaatatatttttggaaCAAGTGCAAAAAGATCTTATTTGTGATAGAATCGAAAActattgaatataattttaaatgattatgTGTCATATCGAGATCGTGAAAGTTTTGATAATTAGCACTTTCGTTACTGTTTTCAACGAGTAAACCTGGTACGAATTGTTTCAGTCCTACGACTTCGCGACATGAGAAACTGCCGCGAGATATCGTCGAGGCCGAGCTGGTTGGACGTAATGGAAGCTGCTCGAAGTATCAACCGCAATGCCCCGTGGGACTCTTCGACTTGATTGGAGTCCTCGTATGAAGCTCGGAAAACCGCAACGGTTTGTCACGCCGCTACTTCCGACGAACGAACGGGGCTGATTTCGTCTGCATAATGGAAACCACTGAAAGAGCGAAAGCCGACAGAATTAAATAGAACGTGCATATCTCCAAATGTCttttattgtctttttctttctccatttaaTCTCTTGTAATAAAAACTAGAttgcaatattattattatttttatttcatttaacgaTATCATAAAAGCGTtttagcatatatatatacatacatgtaatatTAACTTTCTGTTAAACAGTCTAACTTTGGATTCACACACTTTCATATCTATATTGttataaagttttatttcatttggtTGTtcacaaatttaattattacttcatAACTGGAATACTTCATAACTAACTtctagatataaaaaaaatcgaattataGAGAATTAGCTATATTACAAtgaatatacatgtatgtcaTTTTCAAAAGTTATTGTTAACCTAATTTATACAGTGAAAATAATGATTCTCTGACGATATGACATTGCACAAgaaagtatattatttctattaattttaaaattaactttaggatataaagaaaacaaaaaaggaactCTAAAcgtctatatttttatatcgtcttTTATATTAACAACTCCTATTAGATTGACGAGTAAGGTATTCTTTTTGTCTTATTTTTAAACACAAACACCTCttatccaataaaaaaaaagaccgaAGCTTACAATTGTAATATCATTGTTGAGTTCTATCATCATTGCTAAATATTGCTAATTACGCAcgttaagaatatattttaaaatatacatatatttatatgttttccaacgagaaataaaaggaataaagcTTACATAATAATCTCGatattcttaaattattttaatactctACAATAAAAACAGTATTAAAATATGCcattctctttatttcgaaaatatcttattatgTTTAggattaattgaatattttaaacttatacaatatattttcaatatttcacaaataatcttgtaaattatcgatcattatcatattttctGTACTCGATTTACTCTATTTCTTTAATACAACGTGAtctgtaatttttatatttagtgaTTTTACCTTTGGTATAATAAACTCTTTTAcactcgatttttttttcactcgttAAGAATTTGATCTCGATAAGATTCAAATGATTGCATTCTTCGAAGTTTCTCATGATCTAGTGgatattaagaagaaaaaggataagagaTCGTCTCAAGTTTTTTATTGTTCGAGAATACGTCTATATGAACGAATGAGTATAAGAGtgggagaagaaaaggatacaGGAGAAAAGCATAAAACGATCATTCCTTCTTACGCTCGTTTTCAACTTGATTGGACTTTCTCATCCTAACTGCACAGTTTGCAAGAATGGCCAGGCTACGAGACACTCGCCACGAAGAAGTCGAAGGAGCTTCCTTTCCAAGAAGTAAACAAGCTGATTTTATCTACATAATGGAATTACGTTGGCGCACATAACGCGGGAGTGGCTCTTGTAAAAACGAAAGGTCACAACCTCGactgagaaagaaaggaagaaagtaagaggagaaagagaaataaggaaaaaggaaaatgctTAACAATGATCGAGTCGCGACAACGAAAAAACCAGGAcaatcgttttttattttctcgtagaTATGTATACGTTAACAAGTTAAAACGTCAAAGGAAAGATCGTTGCTCTTTTGAATTTTGGagtaatcaaatatttttgaatatattgtTCCTCGTTTTTTGTAACGCTACCGATTTAATTgaatcaaaaatgaaaaacatatCTTATCAAAAAGGATataacaatttgaaaaaaaacaaattatattgtatagtcTTGCAGAATAGGAAATGCTTAAAAAAATGACTATGTCACTGATCAACATGTCTTCGTCTAACTAGATTTTATTGATGATCAGAAATTGCGTGTGCAttgtttaattgaaataaagtGGTTGAATATTTTACAGCTTCAAAAGATGCAAATATTCCAAAAACTACTTTAGTTTATGTCGTTTCAATTTAAAAGACAAAGGGAAAATAAAGCATGAATTTTCCTTTGATATTTATGCgaaattataacaatgatagtTCGATGCCAAGAAAGATGTCTAATTTCCATGAAAACTTTGCCGATGGATTTTAAATCATTCCAGAGCTCTACAAGCCCTACAGTTGGACGAATATTGGATTAGATTATCGCAGCAAATATTCTGCATTGTCGACCGAGCGAATTCACTCCCCGTTGCTATCGAAATCACGGTTATTAAAGCTCGCCGATATCGCGAGCCACCGAACAAATCCCTCGATTAAAATCATAgacacgtatgtatacgtgGCTTTGATCGAGATTCGATtcgtatagagagaaagagagagagagagagagggagaaaggaagagaaaggggcagagaggaagggagaaaagagatttaAGCGAACCAACAATGGACAatacatatactataatatttatctataataataattcattgttatacgaaaaatcgattattattgttattattattattagtattatcattgttattatcagTACGAAATGATATACACACGTAGGGACGGAGGAAAGGAAAGCGCTCGGAAAAACGAGGTCTCTTCGATTTAGCGAACTTTCGTGAGTTTTCATTAGAGCTTCGAGAGCGTCGTACTAACCAAGAGTGCTGGAGGGTAGAGAGAGGACCGACCGAGGGCAAGCTGCTACTCTCACAAATCCTGATAGGGGAGCGTTATGTAGTCGTAAATCCCGTACTTGCAAGTGGAATAAATTTCGGAACATTTCCTCGTACCATCGACCTTTTCAGCTTCGGTGTATTCCTTGTGAAGATCGACTTCGAAACGCGATGAGGATGGtctgcaaaagaaaaaaaaagaatgaagaaaaaagaaaaaaggatgaaaataaGATGACCTCAttaaaacaagaacaaaaattcgattttattcgattttatcagaataatttacaattaaagaagataattGAAGAAATCCTATTACTCTTCGTCGTAAACAAACCGCTTTACTCATTACGTCAGAGAAACCGCGAATATATCTGGAATATATCAAGAGATACGTTAATACACTCACGTGAACAGGATGTGCAAGAGATCTCCAAGGACACCAGCATTGAGTTTCCAGTCCAGTTGTGTGGTCTCGCATATGGATTTGAGAAGACACTGTCGAGCCGGATAGCCGATTCTAGAAGCACGCAACGAACGATCCATCATCCGGTTTCTCTTCTTCAACTTCGCTATGAGATACGGCGAATAGTAAAGCGAGACAAATGGGGAATCTTCGGGAAGCTCGGActgagaaggaagaaacgcaTATAGGCCGACCCCttagctctttctcttttctattaaacTCTTGACACGAGTGTTACTTTCTTCCGTCGCTTGACGTTTCTTTCTAGTTCGTGTGTGTATCTATTTGCGACTGACGAATGACGAGAAAATTGGATCAAGTTTAGGGAGAAGGATGGATACAGCCAGTGTGTTCTTGATGGGAAGATTGTTGTACTTGCTTAAGCACTGAGTACAATAGACTCACGAAAAATGAGATTTTCTAAGACTATCTACGGAATGTCTTGCTTCTGATCGATACGATTTCTACGTGACGTTAAACCGCTCTGATTGAAAAGAGAACATTCACTTTGAAGTGCCACGggatatagtataattaacGTCAAAGGGATATAACGAAAAGTTGGATGAAAAATGACTTTTGCTCGGTCTTTGAAGAATCTATCTATGTCAGAACACAAGTATGTAtgagtatgtatgtactatcGAGACTGTACATGTCTTAGTCGACTATGAGAAATTTCACAGGTAAACAATGATCGAATCTGATAAATAGAATACAATACTGAATTCTCAAAATTAGGTAATTAGAATCTCTGTAACGATTCGCTCGATTGCCTTTTAATTTTgtgcaaataataaaaaaacttgCTATACATGGTCAAAAGGatctaaaaaaagagaaaataagatagGAATTACTCGTTGCGAAGGATCGATTTTCTCAAAGGAAAATTGACGATGTTGCGCGACAATCGGTAGACGTCGGAACGACAGATTTAATTACTCCATTCGATAGTCGATAGTCACGAATGCCCTTCTACGAGACGATTCATCTTATCAACTTCGAAGATTGATTAACGTTACTCTTCGAGAATCCATTCGAAGCAGTCGCTGTCCTATCTCCCTAACAAGGCTCCTTCCGATGAACCGACACATTCGTGCACTAGCCTGATGAATCTCCCCTTTCTCCTCTCTACGTGCACGACTCTCTCTTGCTTTATATGCCTTCTGTCCTCTctcgtctatatatatatgcgcgcaCACTTGTGAGTTTGTGTGTGGGCGCGTgcatgtgcgtgtatgtgtgtgtgtgcgtgagtgtatgtatgtatgtactccctcgtgtatgtatgtgcgaaGTCTAGCGTGTTCCGCGACAGATGCGAGacatttaaattgaatttgGCAAGTACGAGAGATTTGCATACTGACGTTACACCATCAGACGGTGAGTTGCACCAAGATCTCCGTCAGAAGGTCGATGATGCCAGAGATATTAAAAGACTCTTTGTAATCTctgagagagggaaagagagagagagagagagagagagaaagagagagagagagaaagagagagagagagaaagagagagagagagtatgtaaCTCGTTCAATATGTCGTTATACATGGGCGTACAAATTTACTCACTTATGgagaacatttttcttcaaattatcTACCATCGagatttcttttcgtaataacgtaaaaaaatggcgtaaaaaaaatagaaatgaagcgtatgagaaaataaatatcattcgctattattatattagatatactGCGAAGTCctattcgttttattacaaaaaatatcttttatatcgaaaaacatttgaaaaagagtaaaattatttgaaaataattgtttacgAAATTAACAGAACTTTTCAGGAAATCTAAGATAATACTCGATCGTTGATCGCGCGTTtcgtaaagaataaaaaaaaaatgatataaatatttaatacctgtatcttcaaaatataatatatctatatgtatactaaatctcattatttttttccataaattGTCAAAGGATAAATGTTCAAATCTTCTCAAGTGAAAGAGATTAATCATCTAACTGAGTCCAAAGTTCAGACGATGAATACTAGTCCTGATCTTTGTCGCGATATCAACAAAATTTACATCCTGAGTGGTGCTTTATAAAATTAGTGTCCTTCGATGGTCTATTGCGAGCGAGATATCAAAGACTGTCTCGACCTTATCCCGATCTACCCAGGTAAAGAGAACGTTCTATTTAATCTGTATTTTAAACGCTAGATTACACAGGATCGTTTATACTAACGATTTAAATTTTGATTCCAACATGGAATAGATCGTGGTGCGATCTATGCTTTTTCTTCgccttctttctccctctttgaCCTCTAAACCGATATCATCCTTCGTCGGCAACTTATAATTCGCCTCGAAAAAGAAGGCAACCGACATCGAGTACTTCGTGATTGGATCATCCAAAGGTATTGCGAGAGCAAAGAATatctagaaataaaaagaaattataattatgtatgtatgcatcttTTTCAATCTCACAATTCGTAAAGGCAGCCGTCTACTTAAGATTAAAACTATCGCGGGTTACTCCCGAAAAAATTCTTGCTATACCTATTCATTTCGTTCGCAAGTAACTATATATCTCAGGACATAGTTAAACTATCTGAAAACGATTGCGTTGTAAAATGTTCTCAAAACAgtggaatattattattaaagagcTACACATCTTGCGGCAATACCAATCAATTTCATATTCTAAATAATAGCagcataaaaatgaaagaaatatttaaattgataacaatatatacttatatatataaggtaaATTCAATATTGAACAGATGAATGTAAACGTTATTTCATGCTTATCCCAAAACAAATAACAAAACAAACGAACCTAAAAGGTAAATCTCAAATGGATATGGTTCTGAAAGTTGCTGTTTCTGATAGTAAACTCTCAACGAGCATGTTAGTGGCccaagaataaaaattctttatgttTTTCTCAAACGTATACAAAATTTGAGGGTACTCTCGAGAGCAACTATTGCAGGAAACTCTCAAGTGGATGGCCGCTTTAAGAATAGGATCTTTGAGAGAAACACTTCTATACGAACTTTTCTATATTCTCCTCTGGCAAACTAGGACGTCTTCTTTAAAACTGAAGCCAATGATCGATCAGTGAAGCTTATGAAAATAACGCAAGCCATCCTAAGGGAAggaaaacaagagagaaacgaagatgaAACGAGATGATGCACATACAGAGTGTCtcaattaattcgaaaatttcttgaaatatctTCGTTGTTGatattgatatacatattgatattacgaaaaaaatatttgaagaaaagtATTGTTTGATCTAATGATAGTAATATCGTGATtaacataaaattttgttcaagattatatttttttcaagataattaaaagatcatcaggttttcttcttccttcattttttctttttctagtaAGATAATGattctaattttctaaataatttcttccttcGACATATTTTCGTATCGTCAAAAGCAACGGATATTTTAAGTATATACTCGAATTAAGTGAAACACCCTATATATAGGCAGCTCGCTTTATCTTCGAATCGAACGAACCCTAGAGATAAGCAGCGATATCCCCGAGTGTCTATTTTAAAAAGACGCAACCTGTTATGTAGGCGTACCAAGCTATCCCCCTTCATATTCATCCACAATCGCTGTTAACCGATAGGATCGAACAAACGGATGGCAATAACCAGAGAAAACGGAGGTCGAGAAGGATTAGTTAACTCCTTTACTTGTTGCTTTCTCGACGTTAACGAGGGACGGCTAAGAAACCGAGCTACCCTTCTAACATTAACCATCCCCcatcattcgttcgtttcatcTTCGTCGTAGTTACGTTCCTACTTCTATCATAGTTGGAATGGCAAGGagtggaaaaaataaatctatgaaaaaagaaagagaataaaatacaaacgatactttattttacttttattagaCATAAAGCATATTAAAAGTTATcgtaaaatatgaaagaatcataagaacaagaaattcgatattatttttaactacAACAACACATTAttgacatatatattataaagacaCATTATTtgagacacacatacacacacacacacacatatatatatacatatattgattaatagttataataatatatcaattatgaaaattaataatgatgtaatatatataaattatgtattataatgatatatcgGAGAATTATCTTCCTTATATTACTTACAGTTGTATCTACCAAATTATACTGTTGATTATACACAAAATATAGCTATATTATAgctatacacacgtacatatataatacatacgtagtaAATACGCAATGATGAGGTGGCTTGATAGGATTCCGCCACGAGTAAGCTGGAAAATAAAGTTGCGGCGGACTGCGATTAAAGCCACCCTCGCGTTGATTACTAAACTGGACGAGCTGGTAGTTCGCCGGTAACTCGTTGCCTGCCTGCCAGTCTCGTCGACCAAACCAACCGAAAACGGAAATCGATGGCCTCGCTTATCAACGGCCACTCTcctctcatctttctttctctttctctttcctctctctctccctccctctctctctctctctctctctctctctctctctctctctctctttctctttctctcttgaagTCCCTCCGTTTCGTCTATCACACTTAGAGCGTGAGAAATCGGTACGCTCTAACCGTACCTagcgaaaataattttatgtccGCTTCATTAACACAGGGGAATCCCaattttctcttgaaaatcgtttatgatttaatttcctcttgtatataatttcgttcaaatttcatgcgataaatgaatttaattgtaaatacTTTAGAATATTTCGTTGTTAAATGTCGCTGtaacttttgtatttttcccttcccttttttcttttcgttttgaaGAATAGTTTGactttttcttgttaaataGTTCTTTTCTTAGTCTAGTAATTTGTTCTTCGAtttgaaaatcataaaatactcattctatatatttctctctttctcttccaaaaAGAATCTTTATATTCTGTCCTTTTTTTCAGTCTCGATcgttaatatatatcaattttatttttcgtgatCTATATAAACAAACTAAATAGTCATGTAATCTTTGAAATCTACCCACTATTCAGTTCACGAATATCAACATGAATAAATGGGATTTACGCGATAggaaatatacctatataggAAATTTCGATTTTACAAATTCGATTAAGCGAATTACAAAGTGTGTACTTCCGGCCGAAAGTGCGAGGCTTTGAATTTTCCGATTGAAAACGACAAAGCGTTCATTAAAACATCGAACGCGTACGGGAATCATGTCGGCGACATATCGAACGACATCGTTCCTCTCCGTACtcttcttctgtctctctctctctctctttctctctctttctctctctctgtctctctctctctcaaaacatacatacgtatacacatgaTGCACCAACTGCATTTGCAATATTATCGCGACGCAATCAGGGCACGCGGCGCGCCGTAGTTCAAAATgccaaacgatattacgagCCCTTCGTCACTGGCAAATACGTACGGCAAATAAGCGCCGCCCGCGTATAcgcaaatattaattaacaagcCAATGCGTTGCATTTGTCACGTGGACTGTTCGAAAAGGCAGAGCGAACTCAGACTTTGAAGAACAGAGTGAAAAAATTTCAGCAACTTTGTGTATTCAGACTTATTTCGCTTTGCTTTTCCACTATAGGCACGACCGATAAAGTCCAATTTGTTAACCGaagcatttttaaatattactagATGATTCTTGTCATATCTGTCATTACGCGATTTTTTCTAATGATTGTAAATcaaaaaggaattaaatatGGATTCTTATTGATAAGTAACTTCATTTTATAGTCAATCtgtttaatcgtttaaatagataagtgaataatatatatacaaacagtAGTTTTGTAGTAGTAGttctaatattttacaagaatTTTCAGCAGCCTTAATTAGACACGGAAATAATCGTTCGTCCCAGTTTttgttatatagaaaatataagaaatttccTGAggttctttttaaaaaagaaaaaaatgtgtctgcataagtataataataaattctcacCCCCATTTCGCTTTCTTCGGGATAAGAAAGACTCCTAACGTGACGTCGTATAACTTCCGTCATATTTCTTCCCATAACATTAATCGAAGTAAGAAGAAGCGAGACGATGAAcctgaaaaagagagataaacaaaattaaaaactattcTAAAGAGCATTGACtagatcgatttaatcgatattaatcaattttcaCTAAACACTATAATTGTCAAATGTTCATCCATAACAAGTATCTAACAAGActataaaactattttatcAAAGACTAAAAATCAAGACGACGACGTTCCATTTAATATCTCAAAGAACAAAACTATTCCCACTTAGCTTTTCCATTATATGTTTTAATCGAGAACGGTACGCTTTATTTACCATCACTgtagaaagatatttaaaattgtcCAGTCCATTGTACTCTCTGCTGTCCACAGCAGGAAGATCGAAAGACCGCGGgtcatagagaaagagagaaagagaaaaagagagagagagagaaagaaagagatagaaagcgATGAGAGcagttgagagagagagagaaagagagagggaaagagaaagagaggaagagagaaaaagggagagacagatagaaagcgATGAGAGgagtcgagagagagagagagagagagagagagagagagaatggaaacGATATTTCAATCTTCATTCTTTTACAATTTTGCTCTTTTTCCCCACCGTGGCGAGCCGATGGGTAATCCGCATATCGCGACGAACGGTAGATAGATTTCCTTTTGAGAGTATTGGGGGGAGTGGCTGGTGATAACACTGGCATCGTTGGTGGTGAATGTATGAAGGGTAGGTCATGAAAGCAACgagttcgagagaaagagaaagagatagaaagagagagagagagagagagaagaggcgGGTTGATTGTAACTGGTCGACCAGACCAAAGAGAAATTGCATTTCCTACCACGTATATCGTCAACCCTTGCGTCATTTCGTTTAAACAAACCGCGTCCATTGCTGCTTGGTATGGAGGCTTCGGTATGACCAACATCGCCAAAGAGGCGCGGAACTCTCTTTTTGGTAGATTTACTAGCCACTTTGATTACGCTCTTGAAAATAATCCCAACCGGAACCTATCTCGATGAGACAGTCTACAATGCTTTTCCGTTTCTATTAACCATctcctcatttctttttaactattatttttaatatacatagatatatataggataTGAAGTATCAACTTTATCTAtctgaattattttctttattttcaataatatgaCTGAATATAATGATGACTGAATAAATGAGTAAATATAATGACTTAGACTAAATTATTCTTCCTTCATACCGTATTACACACAACTTTTGTATACCAAATTTCGGTACATTACTgaaaataacagaaataatTCAAGTGAGCAAAATGAATGCTCTatcctatatatacatgcgtCTCTCATAAACTCTTGTTCATACACTGATACATATGCATAACATGATTATGTTACATCGCGATACGAAAATCGTTGGATCCTGCGTACTCTGTCTCCTTAAGCAAGTACCACGGCTGTTGGATTAATGATACGACAAGGACTTTACCTTGGTttggtaaataaataaaagcaagCTTTTGGAAATGCGCCGAACGATTATGCATATGCATGACGCTATTCGTTACTACGATAACACAAAATGTAAATCCAGCAAAATTATGTAAAacattactatatatatatattttgtattcttgttttttagttttctgtttcttttttatattatacgagataatttttttcgaattaaagAAAACGAGTTATTTCTACTTAAGATTCACGATATGCCTCCGTTGATCTCgatactaaatataaaagtgacAAGCGTTAATAGCCGTGTACGATTTTTACGTTGCGAAAGAACTTCTTAAACCAGCTTTGGCTTCTAAGCTTAACAACTCTAAGGACTTGTATTGAAAGGATTTCGTTGTTCCACGAAGAACGTGAAGCCGCAATAAAATCGTTCCAAGTGCCACTCGATCGGTACCTACTCAACGAGCGTTGAAATTGATGATAATGGAATCACTATCGaaaatttccttctctttctctctctttttctgttctatACATTTCTTAGCATTTTATACGAACGACAAGATCGTAAgtgttaaaaacaaaaatattttgaaatag
The sequence above is a segment of the Vespula vulgaris chromosome 12, iyVesVulg1.1, whole genome shotgun sequence genome. Coding sequences within it:
- the LOC127067957 gene encoding uncharacterized protein LOC127067957; protein product: MKPIRFIVSLLLTSINVMGRNMTEVIRRHVRSLSYPEESEMGIFFALAIPLDDPITKYSMSVAFFFEANYKLPTKDDIGLEVKEGERRRRKSIDRTTIYSMLESKFKSIGYPARQCLLKSICETTQLDWKLNAGVLGDLLHILFTPSSSRFEVDLHKEYTEAEKVDGTRKCSEIYSTCKYGIYDYITLPYQDL